AAGATGTCAGGAGCGCTATATTCTAAGACAACTACGAAATAATCCTACATTCATGCACAAATTCGATTATGTAAGGAAAAGCCTCCGTGCAGGCACAAAAAAACAAGAGGAATAACCAATGCCCAGACCTGCGACAAAGGCCGATTTAATTCAAGCTTCAAACGAACAATTTGCAAAACTGCGGACTTTAATCGACGGAATGACCGACAAAGAAAAAGCCGCCGATATCTTTCCGAACGAACGCGATAAAAACGTACGCGACGTTTTGGTTCACTTGTACGAATGGCACTGTCTTTTGCTGAATTGGATACGGTCAAATACAAAAGGAAAACCCGCCGCCTTTTTGCCTGAGCCCTATAATTGGAAAACCTATCCTGCAATGAACGTCGGATTTTGGAAAAAGCACCGGGAAACGCCGTATGCCGCCGCCGAGAGCATGCTGAAAAAAACGCACAAAGAGGTTATGGCGCTTATCGAAACGTTTTCCGACGAAGAACTTTTTTCCAAAGGCGCTTTCGATTGGACGGGCACGACGACGCTCGGCAGTTACTGCGTTTCGGCAATGTCGAGCCATTACGATTGGGCAATCAAGTGCTTAAAAAAGGCGCTGAAAAAATATAGGGAAGGGTAAACGCACAGGCTCGAACTGTTCACTAGTGATAGTTTATTTTTGTCCGTACCGCTTATTGACCGGTATATTATAATTTTTCGTAGACACTACGAACTTAGTGCGGTACAATTACGGCATGGAGGATCTTATGCCGCAAATAGTTCCGATACGTGATTTAAAGAACACTGCACATATTTCCGCCTTGTGCCATGAAAGCGATGAACCTGTTTTTATAACAAAAAACGGTTACGGCGATATGGTGATTATGAGTATGGAAACTTTTGAAAAAAGCACTTTTTTTTAATCGTCTGTATGATAATCTTGATGCAGGGGAACTTGATGTAAAAGCAGGTCGCCTTACCGATGCGATGATGCGAAATTATAAAATATTGATCCGCCGCGTTACGGCGAGTACATATCGCTTTGGATAAAAACGATATAGGAAAACTGCAAATGACGCTTCAAATACAAGTTATAGAAATTAATAATTTGAAAATACTGAAAATTTTGTCCCGCATATGCCGAGTAACATGATTATTAATTTCGAGCGCTTGTTTTATAAAAAAGAGCCCGGCAGCTGCCTACTTTCCCGCTTGATAAGCAGTATCATCGGCGCAAGGGAGCTTGACTTCCGTGTTCGGAATGGGAACGGGTATTTCCTCCCCGCCATGGCCACCGGGCAATAATTGCCTGAAAAAAAGAAACAGGAAGAAGGAGCAGGCATCTCAAAACATTTTACGTTTTCAATCGCCTGCCGTCGTTTCACACGAGCTTTTATGTGCTCGTCTGTATAGTGTTTCGCGCATAAGCACGGGAACGATAATATGGTCAAGCCTCACGACCTATTAGTACTGCTCGGCTGTGCACGTCGCCGTGCCTGCACCTGCAGCCTATCAACCGGATAGTGTCTCCGGGGTCTTTAGGAGGGTTATACCCTCAGGGATGTCTCATCTTGAGGCGGGCTTCCCGCTTAGATGCTTTCAGCGGTTATCCCTTCCGAACGTAGCCACCCGGCACTTACCCTTGGCAGGATAACCGGTATACCAGAGGTTCGTCCGCTTCGGTCCTCTCGTACTAAAAGCAGCTCCTCTCAAACTTCCAACGCCCGTAACAGATAGGGACCGAACTGTCTCGCGACGTTCTGAACCCAGCTCACGTACCGCTTTAATTGGCGAACAGCCAAACCCTTGGGACCTGCTCCAGCCCCAGGATGCGATGAGCCGACATCGAGGTGCCAAACTTTCCCGTCGATGTGAACTCTTGGGGAAAATCAGCCTGTTATCCCCGGAGTACCTTTTGTCCGTTAAGTGACGGCGCTTCCACTTGCCGCCGCCAGATCACTAAGACCTGCTTTCGCACCTGCTCGTGATGTCTCACTCGCAGTCAAGCCTCCTTGTGCCTTTACACTCGTACGATGATTTCCAACCACCGCGAGGAGACCTTCGCGCGCCTCCGTTACCCTTTAGGAGGCGACCGCCCCAGTCAAACCGCCCGCCAATCACTGTCCCCCTTCCGGCTTCACGGACCGGAGTTAGAAATCCCATCCGCCAGGGCCGGTATTTCACCAACGGCTCCACGCACGCTGACGCGCACGCTTCACAGCCTCCCGGCTATCCTACACATGGCGGATAGAATCCCAGTGATAAGCTGCGGTGAAGGTTCACGGGGTCTTTCCGTCTAATTACGGGTATCCGGCTTCTTTACCGGAATATAAGTTTCACCGAGTCCCGCGTTGAGACAGCGCCCAGAATCGTTACACCATTCGTGCGGGTCGGAACTTACCCGACAAGGAATTTCGCTACCTTAGGACCGTTATAGTTACGGCCGCCGTTTGCCGGGGCTTCGGTTCGGAGCTTCGCATTGCTGCTAACCCCTCCCCTTAACCTTCCGGTACCGGGCAGGTGTCACCACCTATACGTCCCGTTGCCGGTTCGCAGATGGCTGTGTTTTTGGTAAACAGTCGCCTGGGCCTGCTTTCTGCCGCTCACATCCTTATCAGCGTGAGCCACACTTCTTCCGAAGTTACGTGTGCTTTTTGCCGAGTTCCTTAACGCGGGGTCGCTCGTGCGCCTTAGATTACTCATCCTGCCTGCGTGTGTCCGTTTCCGGTACGG
This Treponema socranskii subsp. buccale DNA region includes the following protein-coding sequences:
- a CDS encoding ClbS/DfsB family four-helix bundle protein, encoding MPRPATKADLIQASNEQFAKLRTLIDGMTDKEKAADIFPNERDKNVRDVLVHLYEWHCLLLNWIRSNTKGKPAAFLPEPYNWKTYPAMNVGFWKKHRETPYAAAESMLKKTHKEVMALIETFSDEELFSKGAFDWTGTTTLGSYCVSAMSSHYDWAIKCLKKALKKYREG
- a CDS encoding type II toxin-antitoxin system Phd/YefM family antitoxin, which translates into the protein MEDLMPQIVPIRDLKNTAHISALCHESDEPVFITKNGYGDMVIMSMETFEKSTFF